DNA from Pseudomonas putida:
GCCCAGACGCACTCGCCCGGTCAGCCCCTCCACCTGCCGGCGCACCTCGTCCAGGGCCAGATCGGCATCGGCCAGCAGGCGCCGGGCACGGGCCAATAGCGTCTCGCCAATCGTGGTGGCGCGCACCTGGCCCCGGGCCCGAGTGAGCAGCGGCGCCCCCACGCGCGCCTCCAACTCAGCCACGTGCAGGCTGATGGTCGGCGGCGCCAGGTTGAGCTGGCGGGCGGCTTCGGCAAAAGAACCGAGGTCGGCGATTACCACCAGTGTGCGCAGGCGGTCGAGGCTGATTTCGCGCATTGAAGCCCTCCAAGTGCTTGCCCATTCGCAGGTAAACCCGCGCCCATAGGTACGGCGTGAATCCGGGTTCAGCGGTAGGCCTGTGGGAGCGGGTTCACCCGCGAAAAAGACGACACGGTCATTCATTTTTTCTGAATTTCAGCATCATGATATTCAAATTTTCATTCGTCCACAGACGAGCGAGCATAGGCCATCCCTCCCGCACACGGACCCCGACCATGCACACCCCTCTCGTCTTCATCGACGGCGACCAAGGCACCACTGGCCTGCAGATCCACGCCCGCCTGCAAGGCCGCCAGGACCTGCGCTTGCTGACCCTGCCCGAAGCCGAGCGCAAAGACCCACAGCGCCGCGCCGAGGCCATCAACGACGCCGACATTGCCCTGCTTTGCCTGCCTGACGACGCCGCTCGCGAGGCGGTGGCGGCAATCCACAACCCGGCGGTACGGGTGATCGATGCCAGCTCCGCCCACCGCACCGCACCCGGTTGGGTCTACGGGCTGCCAGAGCTCGACGCCGAACAGGCCGAGCGCATTGCCCAGGCCAAGCGCGTGAGCAACCCGGGCTGCTACCCGACCGGCGCCATCGCCCTGTTGCGGCCGTTGGTCCAGGCGGGGCTGCTGCCGGCGGACTATCCGCTGAGCATCCAGGCCATCTCGGGGTACTCAGGAGGTGGCCGCGCTGCGGTTGAGCAGCATGAACACGCCCGTGGCGCCAAGGTGCCTGCCCTGCAGCTCTACGGCCTGGAGCTGGCCCACAAGCACGTGCCGGAAATCCAACAGCATGCCGGGCTCGGCGCCCGGCCGGTGTTCATGCCGGGCTATGGCGACTACCGCCAGGGCATCGTGCTGAGCATCCCCGTGCAACTGCGCCTGCTGTCAGGCGGCGTCACCGCCGAACACCTGCAGGCCTGCCTTGAGCAGCACTACCAGGGCACACGCCATGTACAGGTGATGCCGCTGCACCAGCAAGGGCCGGCCCCTCGACTGGACCCCGAAGCGCTGAACGACACCAACGACCTGCGCCTGGCCCTGTATGCCAACCCGGCCCACGGCCAGGTCGTGCTCACGGCAGTGTTCGACAACCTTGGCAAGGGCGCCTCGGGCGCGGCCGTGCAGAACCTCGACCTGATGCTCGCCGCCCTGGGTTAGACTGTGCCTCCCGTGCTGCTCGGCGCGGGATGGTTCGACCCTGCTGGAGCTTGTCCGATGTTCATTCTCAGCCGCCTCGACGGCATGCCCCCCGAATCCTTCCAGAGCCAGATCCGCCAGTTGGTGATCGACCACGTCGGTGAGCTGAGCAGCGTGGCCATCACCCCGGACAACACGCTGTATCCGCTGTATCAGTACGGCGTAGGTCTGGAGGTGCATCAATACCTGCAAGCCATGGATGGCACCCGTGGCCTGGCCGTGGAACTGACCCTGGCGCTGGATGCCGAAGCGCCAGATCAACTGCTCGGTTTCGCCCTCGCCCTGCCCGCCCAGGATGACGACCAGGCCTGCGTACTGGCGTTTCTGGCCGTGCACCCCGACCACCGCCGCCAAGGCATCGCCCGGGCGCTGCTGGCCGATACGCAATCACGCTATGCCTGCGTCGAGCTCAATGCGTTTGCCGGACAGGTGCCGTGGTTCGAGGCCATGGGCTTGCAGGTCGTGAGCGCCGCCGGGCCGCAGGTGCTGATGAGCAGCACCGGTCACGCCAGCGGCGCGCTGGTCGGTCGTCTGGACATCGCCCCGATCTACCGCACCACCGAAGTGCGGCAGATCCACGCCTACCTGCTCAAGCAGCATGGCGACGAAGCCATGATGGCGGCGGAAAGACAGCGCGACGAACGCCTCGATGCCCTCGCGCTACAAGCCCAGGCCTGCGTGAAGCAGCGCAAGACCGTGCATTGAACGCAACACAGCTTGCTTCATAGGAACTGGCGGCGCCTGCGATGGGCCGCACAATGGCACCAACACGCCAGTGTCTATCCTTAGAGGGACTACACGGCACCCCCCCTGAACGCCCATGAGACTGTTCCGCCATCTCACCCTGCCCCTGGCCATCCTCGCCCTGATGGTAGCGTCCGCCCTGCTCGCCTCCCCCTGGATGGGCCAGGGCTTCGAGCTGGCCGACCTCTCGACCGATAGCGATCACCGCCTGACCCGTCAGCTCGAAGACGGCAGCCTGCTGACCCTCGACGCCAGTTCCTCGGTGGATGTGGAGTTCGATGCCACGCAGCGGCACCTGCAACTGCTCAATGGCCAGGTATTGATCGAGATCGCCGCAGGCGATGCGCGACCGTTTCGGATCAGCACGCCCCACGGCACCCTGCGTCCGCTGGCAGGCCAGTTGATCGTCGAGCGTCTGGGCGATGTCAGCGAGGTCAGTGTGCTGCGAGGCCAGGCCGATCTCGACGACGCCACGCGCCACCTGTCATTGAGCGAAGGCCAGCACCTGCGCTTCGAGGCCAGCGGTCCCGGCACCCTGGGTACCGTGGACAGCGCCACATTGCAGGCAGCCTGGTACCTGCAGCGCCTGCCGGCCGAAGGCCTGCCCCTGAGCGAGACCCTGCAACGCCTCGCGCGTCATCGCCAGGGGCTGCTGTGGTTCGACGCCGAGGCCTTGCAAGGCCTGCGAGTGTGGCGCGACCTCCCCCTGGATGACAGCGACCAGGCCCTGGCCGAGCTGCGCGCCGAGCTGCCCATCAGGGTGGACACCTACACCCGCTGGCTGACCGTGGTGAGCCGATCCGACGCGCAGAAATGAAAACGGCCGGGTCCCCGAGGGGAGCCGGCCGCGTTGCAGGGCAAGAACGCTTTAGTGGCGCTTGCCGGTGCGGATCTGGTGCACCACGCCCATGGCCACCACGATGGCCGCGGCGATGCCGGTGGAGATCACCAGGATCTGGTAGTCAGGCATGAACGCCATGGTCACCAGGGCCGCCACGATGAAGGCGATCACCAGGTAGGTCAGCCAAGGGAACAGCCACATCTTCAGGCGGATTTCCTT
Protein-coding regions in this window:
- the argC gene encoding N-acetyl-gamma-glutamyl-phosphate reductase, whose amino-acid sequence is MHTPLVFIDGDQGTTGLQIHARLQGRQDLRLLTLPEAERKDPQRRAEAINDADIALLCLPDDAAREAVAAIHNPAVRVIDASSAHRTAPGWVYGLPELDAEQAERIAQAKRVSNPGCYPTGAIALLRPLVQAGLLPADYPLSIQAISGYSGGGRAAVEQHEHARGAKVPALQLYGLELAHKHVPEIQQHAGLGARPVFMPGYGDYRQGIVLSIPVQLRLLSGGVTAEHLQACLEQHYQGTRHVQVMPLHQQGPAPRLDPEALNDTNDLRLALYANPAHGQVVLTAVFDNLGKGASGAAVQNLDLMLAALG
- a CDS encoding GNAT family N-acetyltransferase, with amino-acid sequence MFILSRLDGMPPESFQSQIRQLVIDHVGELSSVAITPDNTLYPLYQYGVGLEVHQYLQAMDGTRGLAVELTLALDAEAPDQLLGFALALPAQDDDQACVLAFLAVHPDHRRQGIARALLADTQSRYACVELNAFAGQVPWFEAMGLQVVSAAGPQVLMSSTGHASGALVGRLDIAPIYRTTEVRQIHAYLLKQHGDEAMMAAERQRDERLDALALQAQACVKQRKTVH
- a CDS encoding FecR domain-containing protein yields the protein MRLFRHLTLPLAILALMVASALLASPWMGQGFELADLSTDSDHRLTRQLEDGSLLTLDASSSVDVEFDATQRHLQLLNGQVLIEIAAGDARPFRISTPHGTLRPLAGQLIVERLGDVSEVSVLRGQADLDDATRHLSLSEGQHLRFEASGPGTLGTVDSATLQAAWYLQRLPAEGLPLSETLQRLARHRQGLLWFDAEALQGLRVWRDLPLDDSDQALAELRAELPIRVDTYTRWLTVVSRSDAQK